Proteins encoded in a region of the Capra hircus breed San Clemente chromosome 3, ASM170441v1, whole genome shotgun sequence genome:
- the LOC102184959 gene encoding LOW QUALITY PROTEIN: myeloid cell nuclear differentiation antigen-like (The sequence of the model RefSeq protein was modified relative to this genomic sequence to represent the inferred CDS: deleted 1 base in 1 codon), whose protein sequence is MVQGKIKNTIKEATETKRNKVSQEQGQSLYSSVNSTYAAVGFPPPPQTSSSTPSSTHLPERHISFLPNQKTQVQCKITARRDVLQKGPKTVMALKATEPFEYESPEEEKSTIFHATLVTARQFFQLKVFNNLKKKFTKQKVITKSDYREYKEILEINKASSVSEVGLDQKFEVPNSIIKIANKFPRSDSLLKQASGVFMYGLFVLHQKKVNRKNTIYEIQASIGKMNVVGNGKWYNINCKEGDKLFCFQLRTIDQKLKLTSGKFLF, encoded by the exons atggtacaggga aaaataaaaaacacaatcaAAGAAGCTACAGAAACTAAAAGGAATAAGGTGTCTCAGGAGCAGGGTCAGTCTCTGTACTCTTCAGTAAACAGCACATACGCAGCCGTGGGCTTTCCTCCACCTCCCCAGACTTCATCATCAACTCCATCCTCTACTCACCTACCTGAGAGACAcatttcct TTTTACCA AACCAGAAAACACAGGTCCAGTGTAAGATAACTGCCAGGAGAGATGTTCTTCAAAAGGGTCCAAAGACAGTGATGGCACTAAAAGCAACAGAGCCATTTGAATATGAGTCTCCAGAAGAGGAGAAAAGCACAATATTTCATGCTACACTGGTTACTGCACGTCAGTTTTTCCAACTGAAGGTTTTTAACAACcttaaaaagaaattcacaaaGCAGAAAGTCATTACCAAATCCGATTACCGTGAATACAAAGAAATCCTGGAGATAAACAAAGCATCATCTGTGTCTGAAGTTGGCCTTGATCAAAAGTTTGAAGTTCCAAACAGCATCAtcaaaatagcaaat aaatttCCAAGATCAGATAGTCTTCTCAAACAAGCATCGGGAGTATTTATGTATGGATTGTTTGTGTTACATCAG aaaaaagTAAATAGGAAGAACACAATCTATGAAATACAGGCTAGTATAGGAAAGATGAATGTTGTGGGAAATGGAAAATGGTACAATATCAATTGTAAGGAAGGAGATAAACTCTTCTGCTTTCAACTGAGAACAATTGACCAGAAGCTGAAACTCACAAGtggtaaatttcttttttaa